Proteins encoded in a region of the Planctomycetia bacterium genome:
- a CDS encoding arylsulfatase: MSSQPLVRISRACIAALVAVGLSIPVAIAADPPRQPNILVIWGDDIGQFNVGAYNHGMMGYKTPNIDRIFRDGAMFTDWYGQQSCTAGRAAFITGQSPIRTGLTKVGLPGAPEGMKKEDPTIATLLRARGYMTGQFGKNHLGDRDEMLPTNHGFDEFFGNLYHLNAEEEPEHPDYPKNPEFKKRFGPRGVIHSFADGRITDTGPLTRKRMETIDEEVNDKTFAFMDKAHKAGKPFFIWWNSTKMHIFTHLKQGVGGKTGLGIYADGMVEHDRQVGAVLARLESLGLTENTIVMYSTDNGAEAFTWPDGGTTMFRGEKNTQWEGGYRVPCAIRWPGVIKPGTVINDIGAHEDMLATLCAAAGDTTAKDDLKKGRTIGDRAYKVHLDGYDLGPALRGQAEWPRKEFIYWTDDGSVAALRYENWKLTFLEQKAHGMHVWQQPFVELRAPTLVNLRMDPFELAQEIGMDYQRWYLEHMFAIAPATAYVGNWLQSFKEFPPRQKPGSFNLNRVMEAVNAGSQTGR, from the coding sequence ATGTCATCGCAGCCTCTTGTCCGCATCAGCCGTGCCTGCATCGCCGCGCTGGTCGCCGTCGGTCTTTCCATTCCCGTCGCGATCGCCGCCGACCCGCCGCGCCAGCCCAACATCCTCGTCATCTGGGGGGACGACATCGGGCAGTTCAACGTCGGCGCCTACAACCACGGGATGATGGGCTACAAGACGCCCAACATCGACCGCATCTTCCGCGACGGGGCGATGTTCACCGACTGGTACGGCCAGCAGAGCTGCACCGCGGGCCGGGCCGCCTTCATCACGGGGCAGTCGCCGATCCGCACCGGACTGACGAAGGTCGGCCTGCCCGGCGCCCCGGAGGGAATGAAGAAGGAGGATCCGACGATCGCCACGCTGCTCCGGGCCCGGGGCTACATGACCGGCCAGTTCGGCAAGAACCACCTCGGCGACCGCGACGAGATGCTGCCCACGAACCACGGCTTCGACGAGTTCTTCGGCAACCTCTACCACCTCAACGCCGAGGAGGAGCCGGAGCATCCCGACTACCCGAAGAACCCGGAGTTCAAGAAGCGGTTTGGCCCGCGCGGCGTGATCCACTCCTTCGCCGACGGCCGGATCACCGACACCGGACCGCTGACCCGCAAGCGCATGGAGACGATCGACGAGGAGGTCAACGACAAGACGTTCGCCTTCATGGACAAGGCCCACAAGGCCGGCAAGCCGTTCTTCATCTGGTGGAACTCCACCAAGATGCACATCTTCACCCACCTCAAGCAGGGCGTGGGGGGAAAGACCGGCCTCGGCATCTACGCCGACGGTATGGTCGAGCATGACCGGCAGGTCGGCGCGGTGCTCGCCAGGCTCGAGAGCCTCGGCCTCACCGAGAACACGATCGTCATGTACTCCACCGACAACGGCGCCGAGGCCTTCACCTGGCCCGACGGCGGCACGACGATGTTCCGCGGCGAGAAGAACACGCAGTGGGAAGGGGGCTACCGCGTGCCGTGTGCCATCCGCTGGCCCGGCGTCATCAAGCCCGGCACCGTGATCAACGACATCGGCGCCCACGAGGACATGCTGGCCACGCTCTGTGCCGCGGCCGGCGACACGACCGCGAAGGATGACCTGAAGAAGGGGCGGACGATCGGCGACCGCGCCTACAAGGTGCACCTCGACGGCTACGATCTCGGCCCGGCGCTCCGCGGCCAGGCGGAGTGGCCGCGGAAGGAGTTCATCTACTGGACCGACGACGGCAGCGTCGCGGCCCTGCGGTACGAGAACTGGAAGCTGACGTTCCTCGAGCAGAAGGCCCACGGCATGCACGTCTGGCAGCAGCCGTTCGTGGAGCTGCGGGCGCCGACGCTCGTCAACCTGCGGATGGATCCGTTCGAGCTCGCGCAGGAGATCGGCATGGACTACCAGCGCTGGTACCTGGAGCACATGTTCGCCATCGCCCCGGCCACGGCCTACGTGGGGAACTGGCTGCAGAGCTTCAAGGAGTTTCCGCCGCGGCAGAAGCCGGGGAGCTTCAACCTCAACCGGGTGATGGAGGCGGTGAACGCCGGGTCGCAGACGGGCCGCTGA